The following coding sequences are from one Drosophila gunungcola strain Sukarami chromosome 3L unlocalized genomic scaffold, Dgunungcola_SK_2 000014F, whole genome shotgun sequence window:
- the LOC128260045 gene encoding LOW QUALITY PROTEIN: peritrophin-44 (The sequence of the model RefSeq protein was modified relative to this genomic sequence to represent the inferred CDS: deleted 1 base in 1 codon), with amino-acid sequence MRVQQCAFQWVMFLACLAEIRGFSMEEKCKLWAGEGYIGDPSDCHAWGFCQDNKLTARRSCSDGLLYNFRDGTCKTASEAMCHPQLSEICANFQPGDYVADPADCRRFVKCEDINNPIWSDCDEGQVFSNQRQLCLEEISGCPQDNICSYMKDGILVGDINTCRSYYKCHNGFGIHLNCSGGRYFNRKTGSCQPWLPDHCYNDEEISPVTPLAKNSHMCSKYYQEDLSGVQLIPDMMTCYGYYSCTSQYDVGQWSSCPWGQHFEWWSQRCGSPKDNSCSYDRCGNMNQLMVATINTGCRQYTVCQDFRSKRSEKCHEDFPYFNEISQQCTNEFPNHRVCYMEG; translated from the exons ATGAGAG TTCAGCAGTGCGCCTTCCAGTGGGTAATGTTTTTGGCTTGCCTGGCCGAAATCCGAGGATTTTCGATGGAGGAGAAGTGCAAACTCTGGGCTGGAGAAGGTTACATTGGAGACCCAAGTGATTGCCATGCGTGGGGATTTTGCCAGGACAACAAACTCACAGCGCGACGCAGCTGCAGCGATGGATTGCTGTACAATTTCCGGGATGGAACCTGCAAGACGGCATCGGAGGCCATGTGTCATCCGCAGCTATCGGAGATTTGCGCCAACTTTCAGCCAGGCGACTATGTGGCCGATCCAGCTGATTGTCGGAGATTTGTCAAGTGCGAGGACATAAATAATCCCATTTGGAGCGACTGTGATGAGGGTCAGGTGTTCAGTAACCAGCGGCAACTATGTCTGGAGGAGATCTCCGGCTGTCCGCAGGACAATATATGCTCTTATATGAAAGATGGCATCTTAGTAGGAGATATCAATACCTGTCGTAGCTATTATAAATGCCACAATGGATTCGGCATCCACTTAAACTGCTCCGGTGGTAGATACTTTAACCGAAAAACGGGTAGTTGCCAACCCTGGCTACCCGATCACTGCTACAATGATGAGGAGATTTCCCCGGTGACGCCTCTCGCCAAAAATTCCCATATGTGCTCCAAGTACTACCAGGAGGATCTATCTGGAGTGCAGCTCATTCCGGACATGATGACCTGCTACGGCTACTAC TCCTGCACCTCCCAATACGACGTGGGCCAGTGGAGCAGTTGTCCCTGGGGACAGCACTTCGAGTGGTGGAGCCAGCGCTGTGGTTCGCCGAAGGACAATAGCTGCTCCTACGATCGCTGCGGCAATATGAACCAGCTAATGGTGGCCACCATCAATACGGGCTGTCGGCAGTACACGGTCTGTCAGGATTTTCGCTCGAAGAGATCAGAGAAGTGCCACGAAGACTTTCCCTACTTCAACGAAATTTCGCAACAATGCACCAATGAATTTCCCAATCACAGGGTGTGCTACAT